Part of the Deinococcus grandis genome, GCGTGATTCGGGATACCAAAGGCATGCAGCGCCGCCTGTCGGCGGCGCGGCTGAAACAGAACGTCAGCATGGAGGAGGTGGATGTCAAACATCCACGTGGGCTCGACGCCAAACTGTTCAGGTCACTTCACAGCGGGCAATGGATCGCCGAAAAGAGAGGTGTCATCATCACCGGCCCGACGGGGGTCGGCAAGACGTTCATTGGGTGTGCCCTGGCACACCAGGCCTGCCGCCAGGGGTTTACCGCGCTGTACGCACAAACAGGACGACTGCTTGGGGACATGACGCTGGCCAAAGGCGACGGGCGGTACCTGAAGTTGCTCGCTCACCTGGCCAAGGTGCAGGTGCTGATTCTGGACGACTGGGGGCTGGATGTGCCGACGCCAGAAGGCAGAAGAATTCTCCTGGAGATTCTGGATGACCGCTATGAGCGGTCATCCACCATCATCACCAGTCAATTTCCGACGTCGGCCTGGCACGCCAATCTGGGTGATCCGACACTGGCGGACGCGATCTTGGATCGCGTCCTGCATCACGCCTACCGGATTGAATTGAAGGGAGAAAGTCTGCGGAAGAGGTCGCGTCACTTGACCCCATCAGCCGTCAGCCTTTCATAATGGACACAGCTCGTCT contains:
- the istB gene encoding IS21-like element helper ATPase IstB gives rise to the protein MLLHPVIQQLRTLKLDGMALALQEQQEQASIRELSFEERLTLLLERERVIRDTKGMQRRLSAARLKQNVSMEEVDVKHPRGLDAKLFRSLHSGQWIAEKRGVIITGPTGVGKTFIGCALAHQACRQGFTALYAQTGRLLGDMTLAKGDGRYLKLLAHLAKVQVLILDDWGLDVPTPEGRRILLEILDDRYERSSTIITSQFPTSAWHANLGDPTLADAILDRVLHHAYRIELKGESLRKRSRHLTPSAVSLS